In the Glycine max cultivar Williams 82 chromosome 19, Glycine_max_v4.0, whole genome shotgun sequence genome, agtacaatgtctaacgtcaagatcacacagtacggaagatcaaagaaaatggacctcttcttccatatgcaactctgaattttatccttcttttgggtcttcccaaatacagtattcaggtgttgaacccgctgatatacctgctcaccagtcaacggtatcggtgcaatatcatgctcttgacttccattaaaagcttttttcagacgtctgtaaggatgattgggtgttagaaagttGCGATGCCTACTATAGActtttttctcccatgtttaagttgtatgtaacttgtgttttcttcacagatggggcatgcatgatgacccttaacactgtaaccgctgagattcccatatgctggaaagtcattaatggtacaaaaaagcattgcacacatttcaaaggtctccttgcaaaacgcatcaaacactacaaccccctcgtcccacaactttctcagatcttcaatcaacggacttagataaacatcaatgtcatttcctggctgtcttgggcccgatatcatcatacacaatatcatgtattttcgcttcatgcacaaccaaggaggcaaattgtaaattactagcagaactaaccatgaactgtgttgagtgcttaaggtgccatatggattcattccatcactggctagtccaagtctaagatttcttggctctttcccgaaatccggatacaaaccatcaatcttcttccactacgagcaatcagccggatgacggaccattccatcagaaatccttccatttgcatgccatgtaaggtcttttgcgtcatcctcattagaaaaaagacgcttaaaccttggaatgattggaagataccacaaaaccttcacTGGGGGGCCCTTGTTGGAATTTTCATTAGAACtgctttcttcttcatccttcactttgtaccgtgaagtcccacagatagggcatttggacatttcttggaattcatgcctgtacagtatgcaatcattgaggcaagcatgaatcttgtgatactccatacccatcggacacaatatctttttcgccttatagtaacttttaggcaacgtgttgtcctctggaagcagattgtgcactacctcaagcagtaaggtgaaacttttgtcactccacccatacatggccttcacattaaccagacttaacacagcagacaacagggttaaggaattcttgcaccttgcatacaaaggcttcttagaatcactctgcaatccttcatacacagggacgtgtgcttgctggaaagactcttgtccaaggtcacaaaTCATGTCCTCTAAGGCTCTaaccgatctcccatttctacatcaaacggttcagattgggacccactctgcatgtctatgacttcaccatgccatatccacgtcgtgcaattcttcttaatcccatcacacaatagatggtcccgtatgtcatcgagtaattgtcgtcttccattcaaatagTTGATGCaaagacaataatattttccttcttcattcggtcgacctctttctgaagcaaattgcaagaactgttcgacgccatcctcatattctgggctcatgcgactttcattcatccaactttgattcatctaagcaattccatgcatgaaaatctcacttttttatttataggtgtggccctatcccatttaggaaaactttcttttatgttagcttcaaacgtcagggttaccattatttacaaaaatttgactaaatttcggcaacatttcgcattggtctccaagtacacgacatgacatcggtgaaatgaatttcccaataatcaagtatgcactcagagaacaatttgaaatgcattgaatcgaaatttaatcaaattaacgaaaataataataaccttcacgaatgaatttaacataaaaataccagtctccccaaatTGTCCAAACGGaaaattcaagactaaatacaatgactaatgcaaactgtctgcaagagtcattgcattcagtctcaaacgggaatctaaggttcactcagcatgaacaacagttgtttatatagcaaattacactgatcacatacaagaacatacaaaaggtaaaattcaattacagacaaatatagacatcagcagttgtttatgtaactaatttaAAATGTCGGGTTTGAagggtgcttatgctttattattgtagttgggtatatgtgtgtgtgtgggtgtgtttgTGGTTCCTTTAGGTTTGACACTGCACAAACTCTTGTGTCAAGGTTCCTTCAggtttcttcttttttcgaGGACGAGGGTGAGAGTCTCGTCGAGTCTGATGAAACAAAAGTCCAAACTTGGAGCAGCCAACACTACAGGAACGAACCTGTGGTTGTTGTTGCTACTCCACGGTTGCAAAAGTATTCAAGTTTTGATGACCAGAGTGGGGAGAAGCCTCTGCTTTTGCCCATTCGAAGCTTGAAATCTCGCTTATCTGAAGAAGATATTGATGTTCAATCTCTGAACATGTCAATGAGTTCTAAAAGATTTTCAAGCTATTTGAATAGAAAAGCAGAAGTTGAAgctgatgatgttgatgttgatgctgATGTTCAATATCTAAATAGGTCAACAACCTTCAAAAGGttttcaagaaattcaaatagaaaTGCAGAAGTTGAAGCTGATGGCGTTGATACAGATGTTCAATCTCTAAATAGGTCAACAATTCTCAAGGATTTTCAAGCAATTCCAATAGAAAAGCAGAAGTTATAATGTTGTCTTCAAACACTTATGTTATAATGTTGTCTTCAAACGCAGAGGATTCGGTGAGGAAGAAGGGCTTCTACAAGTCTTGTCCTCCACCACCTCCGCCACCGCCACCAACAATGTTTCAGAAATCAGTGTTCATGAAGCCAAGGTTCGATGGTTCATCCAACGAAGCACCTTCCTTCAATAAGGAGTTAAAGAGAAGCTTCACAAGTGAGAGAACCACACCAGTGGGAAAGAAAAgtcatgaagaaaataaatccaTGCAAGGCACATTGTTTAGAAGTAACAAGTTCATGGGGCATGCAAGCGTGCCTCTTGTGTCACAGCCAGCTGAGAAAGAAAGCCTTCTTGTGGAatctgatgatgatgatgacgacGATGACACAGAAACCGAGGACCAAGACGTTGAAGCAGGAAGAATCGTTGCTCAGAACAATGACAGGGGAAAGGGTCCACCTGTTATTGGTGGAGAAAGTTCAAAAATAGATGGTGATGAAGGACCAGATGTGGATAAGAAGGCTAATGAGTTCATTGCTAAGTTTATAGAGCAAATAAGGCTTCAGAGAATTGAGTCAATCAAGAGGAGTACAAGGAGTGCAAGAAACTCTTCAAGGTAATAATATTGAAGATGGATACATATCATATCCTTCTATTTACTACATTAGTTAAATGGAATGTAATTAAATTGACGTGTATGTTTCTTTCCACAGCTTAAGGTTGTAATTGGATTGTTGTCCTCTTCCCCTCCCCATAAATATCTATGGTATAGACAAATTTACTGATTTTACCTGTGCTTTGctataacttcaattttttttgtgtattttcaaCTTTCTGCTGTGTGTGTCGtagtctgtgtgtgtgtgtgtgtgtgtctgtggttGTGTGTGGgtatgtgggtgtgtgtgtgtgtgtgtgtgtgtgggtatgtgggtgtgtgtgtgtgtgtggttatgtatgtgtgtgtgtgtgtgtgtgtgtatgtgtgggtctgtgggtgtgtgtgtggttatgtatgtgtatgtgtgtgggtctgtgggtgtgtgtgggtgtgtgtgtgtgtgtgtgtgtgtggttgtgtgtgtgtatgtgggtgtgtgtgtggttgtgtgtgtgtgtgaacaacACAACCTGCATTTCAAATATACATTTAGGGGAGGACTATTCACAGATACTCATTAGATGTTAGATAAGTTAGTCAAACAAATACAACAATTTATCTACCAAACAATGGTATTGGGCTTGCAAAttcattatttgttatttactttccaaatttttcaataaatactaCTTTCATGGAATTGCAATTTATGCTGTACAGGACTAACAACTGGTGATCCTATATCAAACAGTTCTAAAAGtataccagtaatgcatacaaGCAATTTGACAGTAGTTTttgaataaaacatataaatacctGAGTTTGAGGCTTCAGCACAATTCACTTTCCAGTAATGGCCGCAAGAccagttttaattaatttcgaaACAGCAATGACCTCTGGCTTCTCAACAATGCCTATCACCACAAGATAATTTCAAAGTCAACAGAAGCACAATAAAtcttatcataataataataggaaGAATTTTATAGCTTTATATCAACTTAAGTGAACTCAAAAACATCAATGACTGTTCACCAATCAGACCAGCTTTGGAGCAGAATCCTATTTTCTAAGTACAAGGGATGGCcctaataaaatatgaaatgcaATTAGTAGCTAACAAGACAAGGTGATTTAATAGCAAGTTGAACCTAAGGACCTTAagagtgtttattttatttaactttatttgtgATTAGATATAAAAGTTCAGTCttaaaatatgaatcatttaGTATTCACtgcataaaaaattagatttcatCAATGCTACCTCATCACCCAAATCCAAAAATTACTTCAACATCGTTCAcagcaatataatttttttcaccaaaagaAAGCAATATAATTCTGTTATGAAGCCTCTTTGTCACGAAGCAAAGTTATGTTGAAGTATAGCTACAAGACCAGATCTGCAATTTCAATGTAGATTCCTCAGACTTTTTCTGCAGCTACATGCAGTCCTTAGATTCCCCCTCTCACCCTTCTTTGATGTAAACCTGATGTGGCTTGGGAATGGCAGCCTGCTGTGAATGCTGTTGGGAGGCTTCTTTGTGCTTGGAACCCTAATAACTTTCAGGTTGACTTTCATTTTTCTGACAAGGATTTCATTATGCTAGGTGGGGTATGGTTGCCTGATATGCAAAGGCTGGTTGTGGTTAACATTTATGCTCCTTGTGACCTCCTGGGAAAGAGACAGTTCTGGAATAACCTAAGAAGTAAAAAGATCCAATCCCAAGACACATGTTGGTGTCTTGTAGGGGATTTCAATTGTATTAGGCACCCTACAGAAAGAATGGGTTGTAATCACAACAGTTATGATACCAGCATTATAGATGAATTTAATGAGTGGATTGCTGAATTAGAAGTTGATGATATACCTTGCATGGGAAAGTCTTTTACTTGGGTCAGGCCAAATGGAACTTGTAAAAGTAAGCTTGATAGAGTCTTGGTCACTGATGGGTGGCTAGATAAATGGCCAGATAGTTTTCAATGTAATCTGGAGAGAAACTACTCTGACCACTGCCCTATTATTATGAAATCTAAGAGCATCGACTGGGGCCCCAAGCCCTTTAAGGTTTTTTATGCTTGGCTTAAGAACAAGGAGTACCAGaaagtggcatttttgtaaataagtagactTAGTTAACAACAGACTTATGTAAAAAGATGAAGCAAATTCAATAGGATTTGAATGATCTGGAGAATTTTATGTCATCCTAGCCTTCTGTCCATCAAGTTCAGCAGCTGAAGAATCTTCAAGCTGAGCTTTGGGAAAAGGCTAACCTTTATGAATCCACCATGGGACAGAAGTCTAGAAGCAAATGGAAGTAACTCTTCCCTAAAGGAAGTAACTCTTCCTTTATTGCTCTTATACCTAAGCTAAAGGATCCCCAGGTTATTAGTGACTTCAGGCCTATCTACCTCATAGGCTGCATCTACAAAGTTATTGCTAAAGTGCTGGCTAATAGGCTGAGAAAGGTCATTCCTCAGCTTATTGATGAAAGGTAGTCAACTTTTGTTAAAGGGAGACAGCTGTTGCATGGAATTTTGGTGGCTAATGAAGTGGTTGAGGAGGCTATGAGGTCTAAGAGATCCTGCATTGTTTTCAAAGTGGACTTTGAGAAGGCCTATGAT is a window encoding:
- the LOC106797386 gene encoding uncharacterized protein, producing the protein MCVCGCVCGSFRFDTAQTLVSRFLQVSSFFEDEGESLVESDETKVQTWSSQHYRNEPVVVVATPRLQKYSSFDDQSGEKPLLLPIRSLKSRLSEEDIDVQSLNMSMSSKRFSSYLNRKAEVEADDVDVDADVNNSQGFSSNSNRKAEVIMLSSNTYVIMLSSNAEDSVRKKGFYKSCPPPPPPPPPTMFQKSVFMKPRFDGSSNEAPSFNKELKRSFTSERTTPVGKKSHEENKSMQGTLFRSNKFMGHASVPLVSQPAEKESLLVESDDDDDDDDTETEDQDVEAGRIVAQNNDRGKGPPVIGGESSKIDGDEGPDVDKKANEFIAKFIEQIRLQRIESIKRSTRSARNSSR